One stretch of Streptomyces hygroscopicus DNA includes these proteins:
- a CDS encoding MerR family transcriptional regulator: MGRNLQSGERLRPVDLARGHGLSTQAIRNYEETGILPAAGRTPHGYRTYTSLHAAALSAFLALVPGHGHQTATSIMRAVNQGSAEEAFHLIDESHAQLLDDRRTLQAVESALRDLERTTASGPDVRSGVGSEPAAVSGPGGTFIGPLAEKLGIGPATLRKWERAGLVRPRRDPLTGYRVYDEAAVRDARLTHQLRRGGYLLEQIAPLIAQVRAAGGLEPLQAALCDWHGRLSARGRAMLTGAAELEAYLRERG; the protein is encoded by the coding sequence ATGGGACGAAACCTTCAAAGCGGTGAGCGGCTCAGGCCGGTTGATCTGGCGCGCGGGCACGGTCTGTCCACGCAGGCGATCAGGAACTACGAGGAGACCGGCATCCTTCCGGCCGCCGGTCGCACACCCCACGGCTACCGCACCTACACCTCGCTGCACGCGGCGGCCCTTAGCGCGTTCCTCGCCCTGGTGCCCGGCCACGGCCACCAGACGGCGACGTCGATCATGCGGGCCGTGAACCAGGGCTCGGCCGAGGAGGCGTTCCACCTCATCGACGAGAGCCACGCCCAGCTCCTCGATGATCGCCGGACCCTCCAGGCCGTGGAGAGCGCCCTCCGCGACCTGGAGCGCACCACGGCGTCCGGGCCCGATGTGAGGTCCGGTGTGGGGTCCGAGCCGGCCGCGGTGTCCGGGCCCGGCGGCACGTTCATCGGGCCGCTGGCGGAAAAGCTCGGCATCGGGCCCGCGACGCTGCGCAAATGGGAGCGCGCCGGGCTGGTGCGCCCGCGCCGCGACCCGCTGACCGGGTACCGCGTCTACGACGAGGCCGCCGTACGGGACGCCCGGCTGACCCACCAGCTCAGACGCGGCGGCTACCTGCTGGAGCAGATCGCCCCGCTGATCGCCCAGGTGCGGGCGGCCGGCGGGCTGGAGCCGCTGCAGGCCGCCCTGTGCGACTGGCACGGTCGGCTGTCCGCCCGCGGGCGGGCGATGCTGACCGGGGCCGCGGAGCTGGAGGCGTACCTGCGCGAGCGCGGATGA
- a CDS encoding erythromycin esterase — MVTDIEYTAHGVEAPAVMRLLPARPRLLALGEPTHGEDTLLDLRNELFRQLVEQEGYRTIAIESDCVMGLVVDDYVASGTGTLDEVMEHGFSHGWGTSAANRELVRWMRVYNDGRPASERLRFAGFDGPLEITGAASPRQALTALHGYLADRVAADLLPCTGETLDRLLGADDRWTRPAAMMDPTQSVGQSAGAGELRLLADDLVALLDTQTPHLLAATSRDDWDRAHLYGRTATGLLRFHYWMADTSPARMTWLVSLRDQMMAHNLLTLAEQGPALVHAHNGHLQREKSTTRMGGMPLEWWSAGALVSARLGEEYAFVATALGTIRHQGVDTPPPDTIEGLLYALPEDRCVIDAPRLATALGDTVPTPRVSPWFGYSPLDPAHLAGTDGIVFVKDVPQS, encoded by the coding sequence ATGGTTACCGACATCGAGTACACCGCCCATGGCGTCGAGGCCCCCGCCGTCATGAGGCTGCTCCCGGCCCGGCCCCGGCTGCTCGCCCTGGGCGAGCCCACCCACGGCGAGGACACTCTGCTCGACCTGCGCAACGAGCTCTTCCGGCAGCTCGTCGAGCAGGAGGGCTACCGGACGATCGCGATCGAGAGCGACTGCGTGATGGGCCTGGTCGTGGACGACTACGTCGCCTCGGGCACAGGCACGCTCGACGAGGTCATGGAGCACGGATTCAGCCACGGCTGGGGCACCTCCGCGGCCAACCGCGAACTCGTGCGCTGGATGCGCGTGTACAACGACGGCAGGCCCGCGTCCGAGCGGCTCCGCTTCGCCGGTTTCGACGGCCCGCTGGAGATCACCGGCGCCGCCAGCCCCCGGCAGGCCCTCACCGCACTCCACGGCTACCTCGCGGACCGGGTGGCCGCGGACCTGCTCCCCTGCACCGGGGAAACGCTCGACCGCCTGCTCGGCGCCGACGACCGGTGGACCCGTCCCGCCGCGATGATGGACCCGACCCAGTCCGTGGGGCAGTCGGCCGGGGCCGGGGAGTTGCGGCTGCTGGCCGACGATCTGGTGGCCCTGCTCGACACGCAGACGCCGCACCTGCTCGCGGCGACCTCGCGGGACGACTGGGACCGGGCGCACCTGTACGGGCGCACCGCCACCGGCCTGCTGCGCTTCCACTACTGGATGGCCGACACCTCACCGGCCCGCATGACCTGGCTGGTGAGCCTGCGGGACCAGATGATGGCCCACAACCTCCTCACCCTCGCGGAACAGGGCCCGGCATTGGTCCACGCCCACAACGGCCATCTCCAGCGGGAGAAGAGCACGACGCGGATGGGCGGGATGCCGCTGGAGTGGTGGAGCGCCGGTGCGCTGGTGAGTGCCCGGCTCGGCGAGGAGTACGCCTTCGTGGCCACGGCCCTGGGCACGATCCGGCACCAGGGAGTGGACACTCCGCCGCCGGACACCATCGAGGGACTTCTGTACGCGCTCCCGGAGGACCGCTGCGTCATCGACGCCCCGCGGCTGGCCACCGCCCTCGGCGACACGGTGCCCACGCCTCGCGTATCCCCCTGGTTCGGCTACTCCCCGCTCGACCCGGCCCATCTGGCCGGCACTGACGGCATCGTGTTCGTCAAGGACGTCCCGCAGAGCTGA